A window of the Drosophila simulans strain w501 chromosome 2L, Prin_Dsim_3.1, whole genome shotgun sequence genome harbors these coding sequences:
- the LOC6732901 gene encoding 28S ribosomal protein S18b, mitochondrial, which produces MLPIARGIYSGLANITRNSRGALHTASALRCKAETSTEENDAAANEGEGEDNAGGSAPDPKDRSKAIPVETSIRYLKSAAYKQTYGEDFVWTQYRRNHKGMYAPRKTRKTCIRQNRISTGNPCPICRDEYLVLDYRNTELLEQFISPHSGDVLSYSKTGLCQKSHLRLMVAVQQARDSGYITYDVPFREYDYNEYYGQEQKQKA; this is translated from the exons TACCAGGAATAGTCGGGGAGCTCTTCACACGGCCAGCGCCTTGAGATGCAAGGCGGAGACTTCGACTGAAGAAAATGATGCGGCTGCCAACGAGGGCGAAGGCGAGGATAACGCTGGTGGTTCCGCGCCGGACCCGAAGGATCGCAGCAAGGCTATACCGGTGGAGACCTCGATTCGATACTTGAAGAGCGCCGCTTACAAGCAAACCTACGGCGAGGACTTTGTGTGGACGCAGTATCG GCGCAACCACAAGGGCATGTATGCGCCGCGCAAAACACGCAAGACGTGCATCCGCCAGAACCGCATCAGCACCGGAAACCCCTGTCCCATTTGCCGTGATGAGTACCTGGTGCTGGACTACCGCAACACGGAGCTCCTGGAGCAGTTCATATCGCCCCACAGCGGAGACGTCCTCAGCTACTCAAAGACAGGCCTGTGTCAAAAGAGCCACCTACGTCTAATGGTCGCCGTTCAGCAAGCCCGCGACTCCGGCTACATTACATACGATGTGCCCTTCAGGGAGTATGATTACAACGAGTACTACggccaggagcagaagcagaaagCTTAA